A genomic segment from Triticum dicoccoides isolate Atlit2015 ecotype Zavitan chromosome 1A, WEW_v2.0, whole genome shotgun sequence encodes:
- the LOC119288118 gene encoding uncharacterized protein LOC119288118 codes for MEIPRLPAAARRVDSRNFRGISDFRPVRCLSVPSPHAIATATPAPPFALTRGVLRRRCGAAAMEVLSSSRFSSAFPSLLDHVSRPPNPPRRHRHGRRRCLQTLASAPADAAAPSPSSSPPSLSRILAAALRGGRARGELPGLAAAGGGGAGIGTLLMSTTAAAVTKARESPYLLALAANPTFVSGMVAFAVAQAAKALLTSVVERRWSLRTLCSSGGMPSSHSALCTALTASVALCHGVGDALFPVCLGFSLIVMYDATGVRRHAGMQAEVLNKIVEDLFQGHPISERKLKELLGHTPSQVFAGAFLGILVAWFCCQGCIGAI; via the exons ATGGAAATCCCGAGActgcccgccgccgcgcgccgcgtAGACTCCAGAAACTTCAGGGGCATTTCGGACTTCCGTCCAGTGAGGTGTCTGTCAGTGCCGAGCCCCCACGCAATCGCCACGGCCACACCAGCTCCTCCGTTCGCGCTCACTCGCGGGGTCCTCCGGCGGCGATGCGGAGCAGCAGCCATGGAGGTGCTCAGCTCCAGCCGCTTCTCTAGCGCCTTCCCCAGCCTCCTCGACCACGTCTCCAGGCCGCCGAAtcccccgcgccgccaccgccacggCCGCCGCCGTTGTCTCCAGACGCTAGCCTCCGCGCCCGCCgatgccgccgcgccgtcgccctcGTCCTCGCCGCCGTCGCTCTCCCGGATCCTGGCCGCCGCGCTGAGGGGAGGGCGCGCGCGGGGGGAGCTGCCCGGCCTGGCCGCGGCGGGCGGAGGCGGGGCGGGGATAGGGACgctgctgatgagcacgacggcggcggcggtgaccaAGGCGCGGGAGAGCCCGTACCTGCTGGCGCTGGCGGCGAACCCGACGTTCGTGTCGGGGATGGTGGCGTTCGCGGTGGCGCAGGCCGCCAAGGCCCTGCTCACCTCCGTGGTGGAGCGGCGGTGGAGCCTGCGGACGCTGTGCAGCTCCGGGGGCATGCCCTCCTCGCACTCCGCGCTCTGCACCGCGCTCACCGCCTCCGTCGCGCTCTGCCACGGCGTCGGCGACGCGCTCTTCCccgtctgcctcggcttcagcctcATCGTCATGTACGACGCCACCGGCGTCCGGCGCCACGCCGGGATGCAGGCCGAG GTGCTCAATAAGATCGTTGAGGACctgttccaaggccaccccatcagcgAAAGGAAGCTCAAGGAGCTGCTAGGGCACACCCCGTCGCAGGTCTTCGCCGGCGCGTTCCTGGGCATCCTGGTGGCCTGGTTCTGCTGCCAGGGCTGCATCGGTGCCATCTGA
- the LOC119288113 gene encoding calcineurin B-like protein 4, with the protein MGCAFSSSPSPRKREQRAQGYEEPAVLAAETSFTVNEVEALYELYKKLSFSIFKDGLIHKEEFRLALFRTSRGANLFADRVFDLFDLKRNGVIEFGEFVRSLSIFHPKAPESEKTAFAFKLYDLRGTGYIEKEELREMVVALLDESDLCLSDSAVEEIVHNTFSQADSDGDGRIDPKEWEEFVKQNPASLRNMSLPYLQDITTTFPSFVMHSEVEDYSGISK; encoded by the exons ATGGGCTGCGCGttctcgtcgtcgccgtcgccacgGAAGCGTGAGCAGCGCGCCCAAGGGTACGAGGagcccgccgtcctcgccgccgagACCTCCT TCACGGTGAACGAGGTGGAGGCGCTGTACGAGCTCTACAAGAAGCTCAGCTTCTCCATCTTCAAGGACGGCCTCATCCACAAG GAGGAGTTCCGGCTGGCTCTGTTCAGGACCAGCAGAGGGGCGAACCTGTTCGCGGACAGGGTGTTCGACCTCTTCGATCTCAAGCGCAACGGCGTGATCGAGTTCGGCGAGTTCGTGCGCTCGCTCAGCATCTTCCACCCCAAAGCGCCTGAATCTGAAAAGACCGCGT TTGCATTCAAGCTGTACGATCTGAGGGGGACAGGCTACATCGAGAAAGAAGAG CTCCGGGAGATGGTGGTGGCGCTTCTTGATGAGTCCGACCTATGTCTCTCCGATAGCGCCGTCGAGGAGATTGTCCATAAT ACGTTCAGTCAAGCAGACTCGGATGGTGATGGCAGGATAGACCCCAAGGAATGGGAGGAGTTTGTCAAGCAGAACCCAGCGTCGCTGAGGAACATGTCACTGCCCTATCTCCA GGACATTACGACGACATTTCCGAGCTTTGTAATGCATTCCGAAGTCGAAGACTACAGTGGAATCAGCAAATAA